A window of Candidatus Hydrogenedentota bacterium contains these coding sequences:
- a CDS encoding PadR family transcriptional regulator: MTSNKELIGASTRLLILSVLAREANYGYAIIRAINQEGEGLFTWQEGTVYPILHKLEKEGLVRTQWQDADTGRKRKYYYITAEGREGLAEGTKEWSGFHKLITALGDGGHG; the protein is encoded by the coding sequence ATGACCTCCAACAAAGAGCTTATCGGGGCGAGCACACGCCTCCTCATCCTCTCCGTGCTTGCGCGTGAAGCCAACTATGGCTACGCCATCATCCGCGCGATCAACCAGGAGGGCGAGGGGCTCTTCACCTGGCAGGAGGGCACCGTCTACCCCATCCTCCACAAGCTGGAGAAAGAGGGCCTCGTCCGCACCCAATGGCAAGACGCCGACACGGGCCGCAAGCGGAAGTATTACTACATCACCGCGGAAGGCCGCGAGGGCCTCGCCGAGGGCACCAAAGAATGGAGCGGCTTCCACAAGCTCATCACCGCGCTGGGGGACGGCGGCCATGGGTGA
- a CDS encoding DUF5011 domain-containing protein gives MPRFLVFLLLLACLAFSAVVRADDVRMIRDIADSDADADPTFLTVSNGLLFFNADDGVAGDELWVSDGTAEGTRLLKDIDPGEGGSSPLWLVNYHDAVYFFASTPELGREFYRSDGTEEGTVLLKDLVPGDTSNRSHHIPLIVNDVMLFRGHDNALGEVIWRSDGTEEGTTVLADLSPEGSDEIFSGSLIQAGDVAYFNASDGVHGEELWITDGTVDGTRMVADIAPDAAESQPYFYAGTQGAVFFAALDGEHGFEPWYSDGTEGGTRMLADLVEGVDNSSVGNAYFAPDGTLYCFANNNVHGSEPYIADPGGLNFRLLKEINPDAAGSNPGEFFFYEDRVYFRASSAGIGTEMWVTDGTTDGTVPFRDVEGASGSYTLPTLLGDTLIFSANTPETGLEPFRTDGTPEGTTLILDVYPGAERGFDGSPVVYQDMVYFRGNDGVNGSTLWRTDGTAEGTAMVRKISAISTSSNPRALTPLGDQVIFAAEDGAGTDALWASDGTEDGTTPLRTLDRIDELTPLGDQIIFVARATGTGRELFATDGTEGGTVMLKDIVEGAEDSTPSQLTATEDHVFFVTRGEANGGALWKTDGTPEGTVLVKDVNPEDNDEGIRYLTAAGPNVFFSGYDADNGQELWFSDGTADGTVRVAQLAPGAESVAPADMIWADGLLFFTAYTEPGGGEDNSRSLWVSDGTESGTVPVIDPYPGGNDQFAAFHAVGELVYFVADDGVHGEELWRSDGTPEGTWMVKDIWIGPGDSFIDEIIDIEGRLYFSAGGQDTSVELWTSDGTTNGTRVAADILPEGGSDPEQVTNVNGVLYFTAEHPDFGREVWKSHGTGEGTFMLPEVREGVADGTLRELTAAGNNLYFQATDADNGTELWGALTEFEVSFIRRVDSDPTQADTVRFDVGFNRPVSGVDLSDFAIDAVGISGAALTNLEVVGNLFRVTAATGTGDGTLSIDLIDDGTIFEDGGGLTQLGGDGAGNGNFTYGEVYTLDTAPPVVTVNELFTRFTGPGLFGTVDDPEATVTITINGETFTALNQRDGTWFLEGGKFEPFVEGVYDVIASATDLVGNVGTDESTEDLHVDQTPPVVTVDTLASPDPSPAFSGTISEPTLEIRVAIFGDSELATNNGDGTWTLPAGSLTVEADGHYDVRATAIDRAGNEGADESNIEFLYDTIPPSVTLLGDAEVALVAGTDTYLEAGISIVDGGDPLAQLVIEGVVDDDTPGVYVLTYYAVDRAGNESERLERTVTVTGPAEGEGEGEGEGEGEGEGEGEGEGEGEGEGEGEPELSLTDARLLESGFAGADANDDGQLTLAEARTVLASLTQGQFDLLDDNSDGFVTLAEVQAYIDANTETPGGCNAKALTVEAVRKHIGDLFLFALALAALGIARRHPNDTV, from the coding sequence GTGCCCCGTTTTTTGGTTTTCTTGCTCCTATTGGCCTGTTTGGCCTTTTCCGCCGTGGTCAGGGCCGACGATGTTCGGATGATCCGGGATATTGCGGATTCGGATGCCGACGCCGATCCGACATTCCTCACGGTCTCCAATGGCCTGTTGTTTTTTAACGCGGACGACGGGGTGGCGGGTGATGAGCTCTGGGTGAGCGACGGCACGGCCGAGGGCACACGGCTGCTGAAGGACATCGACCCGGGAGAGGGCGGATCGAGCCCCCTCTGGCTGGTGAACTATCACGACGCGGTTTATTTCTTCGCCAGCACCCCGGAACTGGGGCGGGAGTTCTACCGGTCGGACGGGACCGAAGAGGGCACGGTGTTGCTCAAGGACCTCGTGCCCGGTGACACGAGCAACCGGAGCCACCATATCCCCCTTATTGTGAATGACGTGATGCTTTTCCGCGGGCACGACAATGCCCTGGGCGAGGTCATCTGGCGGAGCGACGGCACGGAAGAGGGCACGACGGTCCTGGCCGACCTTTCGCCGGAAGGCAGCGACGAAATCTTCTCGGGGAGCTTGATACAGGCCGGCGACGTGGCGTATTTCAACGCCAGCGACGGTGTCCACGGAGAAGAACTGTGGATCACGGATGGCACGGTGGACGGCACGCGCATGGTGGCCGACATTGCACCGGACGCGGCGGAAAGCCAGCCGTACTTTTACGCGGGCACCCAGGGTGCGGTGTTTTTCGCGGCGCTGGATGGCGAGCACGGTTTCGAGCCCTGGTACTCGGACGGAACCGAAGGCGGCACGCGTATGCTGGCGGATCTGGTGGAAGGTGTGGACAACAGCTCGGTGGGCAACGCGTATTTCGCGCCGGACGGCACGCTCTATTGCTTCGCAAACAACAATGTCCACGGAAGCGAGCCGTACATCGCCGATCCGGGTGGGCTGAACTTCCGCCTGTTGAAGGAAATCAACCCGGACGCCGCCGGCTCGAATCCCGGCGAGTTCTTTTTCTACGAGGACCGGGTCTATTTCCGCGCGAGCAGCGCTGGAATCGGCACGGAGATGTGGGTCACCGATGGAACGACCGACGGTACGGTTCCTTTCCGCGATGTCGAGGGAGCTTCGGGCAGCTACACGCTCCCGACGCTGCTGGGCGACACGCTGATATTTTCGGCCAATACCCCCGAGACGGGCCTGGAACCCTTCCGCACCGATGGCACGCCGGAGGGCACGACGCTGATTCTGGATGTGTACCCCGGGGCCGAGCGCGGCTTTGACGGCTCGCCCGTGGTTTACCAGGATATGGTTTATTTCCGGGGCAACGACGGCGTCAACGGGTCCACGCTGTGGCGCACGGACGGCACCGCCGAAGGAACGGCGATGGTCCGGAAGATCAGCGCCATCTCCACCAGCTCGAATCCGCGCGCGCTGACGCCCCTCGGCGATCAGGTCATCTTCGCGGCGGAAGACGGCGCCGGGACGGACGCGCTCTGGGCCAGCGATGGCACCGAGGACGGCACGACACCCCTGCGCACCCTGGACCGCATCGACGAGTTGACCCCGCTGGGCGACCAGATCATCTTTGTGGCGAGGGCCACGGGGACGGGACGCGAGCTCTTCGCGACGGACGGCACGGAAGGGGGCACCGTAATGCTGAAAGATATTGTGGAGGGCGCGGAAGACTCGACGCCCTCGCAATTGACGGCGACGGAAGACCATGTGTTCTTCGTGACCCGGGGCGAAGCCAATGGGGGCGCACTCTGGAAGACGGACGGCACGCCGGAAGGCACGGTGCTGGTCAAGGACGTCAACCCCGAAGACAACGACGAAGGGATAAGGTACCTGACAGCGGCGGGCCCGAATGTGTTCTTTTCGGGCTACGACGCGGACAACGGCCAGGAGCTCTGGTTCTCCGACGGCACGGCGGACGGCACGGTACGCGTGGCGCAATTGGCGCCCGGCGCGGAGAGCGTGGCCCCCGCCGATATGATCTGGGCCGATGGCCTGCTCTTTTTCACGGCCTACACCGAGCCCGGGGGCGGCGAAGACAACAGCCGATCATTGTGGGTAAGCGATGGGACGGAGAGTGGCACCGTGCCCGTAATCGACCCTTATCCCGGCGGCAATGACCAGTTTGCGGCCTTTCACGCCGTGGGCGAACTCGTGTATTTCGTGGCGGACGACGGCGTACACGGTGAGGAGCTCTGGCGCAGCGACGGGACGCCGGAGGGCACGTGGATGGTGAAGGACATCTGGATCGGACCGGGCGACTCCTTCATTGACGAGATTATCGACATTGAGGGTCGCCTGTATTTCTCCGCGGGTGGACAGGATACGAGCGTGGAGCTTTGGACAAGCGACGGCACAACCAATGGCACGCGGGTAGCCGCGGATATTCTGCCGGAGGGCGGCTCGGATCCGGAGCAGGTGACCAACGTGAACGGGGTGCTCTATTTCACGGCGGAGCACCCGGACTTCGGACGGGAAGTCTGGAAGAGCCACGGCACGGGCGAAGGCACCTTCATGCTGCCGGAAGTCCGCGAGGGCGTCGCCGATGGAACCCTCCGCGAACTCACGGCGGCGGGCAATAACCTCTACTTTCAGGCCACCGACGCGGACAACGGAACGGAGCTCTGGGGGGCGCTTACCGAGTTTGAAGTGAGCTTCATCCGGCGGGTCGATTCCGATCCGACGCAGGCCGATACCGTCCGCTTCGACGTGGGCTTCAACCGCCCCGTCTCGGGCGTGGACCTCTCCGATTTCGCCATAGACGCGGTCGGGATCTCCGGCGCGGCGCTGACAAACCTGGAGGTGGTCGGAAATCTGTTTCGCGTCACGGCCGCCACCGGCACGGGAGACGGCACCTTGAGCATCGACCTGATCGACGATGGCACCATCTTCGAGGACGGCGGCGGACTGACCCAGCTCGGGGGCGACGGCGCGGGCAATGGAAACTTCACCTACGGCGAGGTGTACACCCTGGACACGGCGCCCCCCGTCGTGACCGTCAATGAATTGTTCACCAGGTTTACGGGGCCGGGCCTCTTCGGCACGGTGGACGATCCCGAGGCCACGGTGACGATCACCATCAACGGTGAGACGTTCACGGCCCTGAACCAGCGCGATGGCACGTGGTTCCTCGAAGGCGGCAAATTCGAACCTTTCGTGGAGGGCGTGTACGACGTGATCGCCTCGGCCACCGATCTCGTGGGCAATGTGGGCACGGATGAAAGCACCGAAGACCTGCACGTCGATCAGACGCCACCCGTGGTTACGGTGGACACCCTGGCCTCGCCCGATCCTTCACCGGCCTTCAGCGGAACGATCAGCGAGCCGACCCTGGAGATTCGGGTTGCCATCTTCGGCGACTCGGAGCTGGCCACGAATAACGGCGACGGAACCTGGACGCTGCCCGCGGGCTCCCTCACCGTCGAAGCCGACGGGCACTACGATGTGCGCGCCACCGCCATTGACCGCGCGGGAAATGAAGGGGCGGACGAGTCGAACATCGAGTTCCTCTACGACACCATTCCGCCGTCGGTGACGCTGCTGGGTGATGCCGAAGTGGCGCTTGTGGCGGGTACGGACACCTATCTGGAAGCGGGCATTTCCATCGTCGATGGCGGCGATCCCCTGGCGCAGTTGGTGATCGAGGGTGTAGTGGACGACGACACGCCGGGCGTGTATGTGCTCACCTATTACGCGGTGGACCGCGCGGGCAACGAGTCGGAGCGCCTGGAACGGACCGTGACCGTGACGGGCCCCGCGGAGGGTGAAGGTGAAGGTGAAGGTGAGGGTGAAGGTGAGGGTGAAGGCGAAGGCGAAGGCGAGGGTGAAGGCGAAGGCGAGGGCGAGGGCGAGCCGGAGCTCAGCCTCACTGATGCGCGCCTCCTCGAGTCGGGCTTTGCCGGCGCCGATGCGAATGATGATGGCCAGCTCACACTGGCGGAAGCCCGCACGGTGTTGGCGAGTCTCACCCAGGGTCAATTTGATCTGCTCGACGACAACAGCGATGGCTTCGTAACGCTGGCCGAGGTCCAAGCCTACATTGACGCGAACACGGAAACCCCGGGCGGCTGCAACGCGAAGGCACTGACGGTCGAGGCGGTGCGCAAGCACATCGGCGACTTGTTCCTGTTTGCTCTGGCGCTTGCTGCGCTGGGGATAGCGCGTCGGCACCCCAATGACACCGTGTAA